Proteins from one Triticum aestivum cultivar Chinese Spring chromosome 7A, IWGSC CS RefSeq v2.1, whole genome shotgun sequence genomic window:
- the LOC123147711 gene encoding uncharacterized protein, whose protein sequence is MYAVNNHLASLAAYLVVLSGVFFRLLCLSISGVRGRTEKRMTGKARRQPRTHQRSLSRARSDMLLTVTAACCSSPPRLHPVRSRTNGGGGAGAPPPPRRAGAAKFRALAAPLLRRSSSSAFICACSSAPPPTPGDKDCDRELFDEYPFLSSDTPWEPEDVWRTFAAYLLVLHIPLSFGGLGVVAKVLHSSSLDPLTTVVSTAMLQLGELTLGLALLQYTAKPGRQVGTFFAGKFSSRPSWVKETVLWLGLLMSIVFLTSLIADRLIGPEDAYDPILKEILSDGGTSRLVCWFLYCVIAPLSEEIIYRGFLLTALSSSMKWRNAVVVSSVMFSVAHLSGGNFFQLFVVGCITGLAYCRTGTLAASFTIHSLYNAVILFTTMMS, encoded by the exons ATGTATGCTGTTAATAATCATTTGGCATCATTGGCCGCTTATTTGGTGGTGTTATCTGGTGTGTTTTTTAGGCTCCTGTGTCTGTCAATCTCGGGCGTCCGCGGTCGCACGGAAAAACGAATGACTGGGAAGGCTCGGCGACAGCCTCGCACGCACCAGCggtctctctcgcgcgcgcgttcGGATATGCTGCTGACAGTAACAGCGGCTTGTTGCTCGTCGCCTCCTCGTCTCCACCCCGTGAGAAGTAGAACCAACGGCGGAGGCGGAGCTGGAGCTCCACCTCCACCCCGTCGTGCTGGCGCCGCGAAATTCAGAGCTCTCGCCGCGCCCCTGCTGcggcgctcgtcctcctctgctttcATCTGCGCTTGCTCTTCTGCACCTCCTCCTACTCCCGGCGACAAGGACTGCGACCGCGAGCTGTTCGAT GAATACCCATTTCTTTCTTCAGATACTCCATGGGAGCCCGAGGATGTATGGAGGACATTTGCAGCATACCTCCTTGTCTTGCACATTCCCTTGAGCTTTGGAGGACTCGGTGTGGTAGCCAAAGTGCTACATTCTTCCTCACTAGACCCACTGACAACA GTCGTTTCCACAGCCATGCTTCAACTAGGAGAGCTCACTCTGGGTTTAGCACTGTTGCAGTACACTGCAAAGCCTGGCCGTCAAGTTGGTACCTTCTTTGCTGGGAAGTTCTCGTCCAGGCCCAGCTGGGTAAAAGAAACTGTATTATGGTTGGGACTTCTGATGTCTATTGTTTTTCTCACATCTCTGATAGCTGACAGACTGATAGGTCCCGAG GATGCATACGATCCTATATTAAAGGAAATCCTCTCCGATGGTGGAACCTCTAGGCTAGTCTGTTGGTTTCTGTACTGTGTGATTGCTCCATTGTCAGAAGAAATCATTTACCGCGGGTTTCTTCTAACAGCCCTATCTTCCTCGATGAAATGGAGGAACGCTGTCGTCGTAAGTTCAGTTATGTTCAGTGTAGCACACctctcggggggaaatttctttcaGTTGTTTGTCGTCGGATGCATCACAGGGTTAGCTTATTGCCGGACTGGAACTTTGGCTGCTTCATTTACCATCCACAGCTTGTACAATGCGGTGATATTGTTTACTACGATGATGTCTTGA